AGGGTACCAGCCCATCATGGTGTCGCCGGAGTAGGGATAGGATCCACGGAGCTTATCGGGGCGCATCtgtagggaagggggagggagtctAACACAGCCAGCACTCAGGAGGTGATGAAGCTCCCCTCTGGGCACTGGGGGGACCCGCGGCCAGTGTGTACAGCAGAtgatggggcggggggcggggaatcGGTGGTCAGTGTCTGCAGCGGATGGATGGCACTAAAAAGACCTCGGAGACAAAATGACCGAAGGCTGGTGTGGCTGTCACCTGGGTGCTGATTCTGGGGATGTCCTGATCTCCAGCTGGGTTGGAAGAAGGTTCTGGAAGGGGAGCTCCCAGCAAGAGGAGGACCCCAGACAGCTGGAGAAAGGCGGACTCGTGAACACCGCGCAAGGAGAGGTTGCAGGGAGGCTGGCGTTGCACCCCTGTGCGGTGACCAGGCCGTGTGCGTGTGCTGGGCTTGCCCTGTGTGCAGGAGAACAGTCCGGTGGCCACAGCTAGACAAGTGTGTGAGCGCAGTTTTAGCACACTTTGTGTGATCCGCTGGCTGAGGACAATTTTTTCATGGTTCAGAAACCTGGTCTAAAGTCTCCCGAGACATGAAAATTACACATCAGAGCCGGCAGGCCCCTGGTGACACTCCATCACTGCCCAGGCTCGCCCCCCGCGAGTGGGCTCCGCGAGGCTGCTGTCCCCAGGGTCCGACGCAGCTGGAACCATGCGCATGCGCACTCTGTGCTCCGGAACCCTTGAAGCAGGCATGACCGGTGGTTGTTGCAAGGGTGGACATGTCCCCTGTAGCTTTCAGGTCCCTGGAGGCCACGCTGAGGTGGAGGTCACGCATCCCCCTGGCTGCTGCTGTCCAGGgcaaagagcctagatgtccccCTCAAGCTGCTTGTCTGAGGACGTGATGGAAAACTTGAATGCGTGCCAGCGTTTGTAGAATGGGGAATGGAGATGGTTTTCCGAGAGGGCAGTGGACCATCGTGCGCTGTGCCCCCTGTCAACCCGTGGGCTCTCGGGAAACCCCAGCTCTGGGAGAGCCTCCTGAaaacggggggcgggggggtgacAGGTGTGGCTGGGCGGTGTCCCCTGCACCTGGGTCCGTCTGTTCGGATCCTCGACCCCGGCTGCTCACTCTCCGCAGGAGCTACCTGGAGGGGAGTCTCCTGGCGAGCGGAGCCCTCATGGGGGCAGAAGAGCTGGCCCGGTACTTCCCGGACCGCAGCATGGCCCTCTTCGTGGCCACCTGGAACATGCAGGGCCAGAAGGTAAGCCGCCTGCTCCCGCTCTGGTTCTCTCCCAGGGCTGTCGGCCGCACACGGTCTGCCTGGGCTCTCCCCAGCAGCCGGGGCACCCAGAAGGCCCCggcctcacccacctccccacacTGCCTGCTGGGGGAGGATGTGCTTTTCTGACACACGTGTTTGTCTGCTGGGGAGCTTGTGGCTCCCAGCAGATGGGCAGGGGACAGAGACCTCCCTggggcccccacccccatgcacaacctccccccgccgccccttccaccccccaccgccGGACTGGCTGTGGCTGTCGGTGAGCCCACGCGGCCTGGTCTGGTTCTTGTCACCTTGGGGTCACTTTGGGTTTCGTTCATTCGGCCACCTGTGTGTGGAGGTGACAGTGGAGACCTCCAGCCACTCTGCCGTGACGGCTGCTTTGTGTCCTGACCACCAGTCGCCCAGGGCCAGACTGCACAAGCCAGAGGACTGGCTCTTGCTTCAGGGGAGCCGCTTGGACCCCATGCTGGTGGCTTTCTCGCCAGCTCAGCCGTCTCTCCCTGGAACGACTCCCCACGGCAAGGACTGTCCTGGGTTGGCGGTCTCCATCCCCTGTATGTGGGTGCTCTGATTTCTGAGGGCTGGGCGTGGGCTCCCTGCACTATGGGCGCACCAAAGGGTGCAGCAAAGGACACGGTGGTTGTCACGATGGCATCACAGAAGGACCTTCACTCCACAACGAGGTGGCCCGGGCTGGCCGTGGGGGACGGGTGCTGGGGAGGAAACAAGGCAGGGCCACCTCCTGCTCAGGGTTGGGCTGAGTGACCAGGAGTCCCAACAACACAGGCTCGGGAGAGAGACAGAAGTGATTCTCCCTCGCGCTCAAGGAGGAGGCAGGTGCCCGGGCTGATGGCCCACTGTCCCAGGGATACCACCGGGCCTGTCCAGGGGATGGCACTCTTGTCCAGGGCCCTGAGGGCTCGGAGGCTACGCACATCCAGCCACAGGGAGGAGCACTCAGGTCCAGGGCCACGGCACCCGGCCCGGGCAGCACCACCTCCCCACCCAGGGCATATCTGGTGGTGcggggcacagaggcaggcatgGTGGTAACCAGTTGGGCTGGAGGGAGGCCTGCCTGGAGGCGTCGCATGGGCCATGCTGGTCCCGGGCTGTGGGAGAGGCTGGGCCGCTGGCCCCGCAGGAGGCCCTTGCTACACACGATTCCCTGCAGGAGCTGCCCCTGAACCTGGACGAGCTCCTGCTGCCCGCCGAGGCAGACTACGCCCAGGATCTGTACGTCGTCGGGGTCCAGGAGGGCTGTTCCGACAGGTAGGGAGCACCCCTGCCCTACCTACGTCTGCCCAGCCCGTCAGCCCCGTGGATCCCTGGGAACGGCGCTGAGGTGGGCCTTAGGGGCCAGGGCTGCCTGCCAGAGCCACCTCCGGGCCCATGAGCAGCTCCGAGAGCTGAGAATAAAAGAGCTTCGCTTGCTGACGCATCACTGATGGAGAGGCCGCGAAGAGCAGCGGAGCCCCAGCTACAGCCTAACCCCTGCGTGGGCTCCTAGGTCTGCAGCGTCCTGGCACTCGGGTGCCCCCCTCAGGCATCCGCAAGAGGCCTGCCGCGTGCAGGTGCCTCCGACCTAGGGGAAGGGGCCGGGCTCCAGGCCCCCAGAGTAGCCAGAGAGCACGGGCCTGGGACCAGTACCGGAGATGGACAAGGTTGTCTGGGGCCCTCGTGTTGCTTGTCTGCCCACCACTCACCCTGCAGGACGCGGCTGGACAGCGGGGCTCTCTGGGctgcagggtgaggggcagcGGGGCTGGGGGTTCCAGCCCCCTTTCCCAGGCTGTCCCGGCCTCCGTCCACAGGCGGGAGTGGGAGACGCGCCTGCAGGAGACGCTGGGCCCGCGCTACGTGACGCTGTACTCGGCGGCGCACGGGGCGCTCTACATGTCCGTGCTCATCCGCAGGGACCTCATCTGGTTCTGCTCAGGTAGGTGGGCCACCGTGCTCCGCGCCACCACCCGGGGCAGCCCCGGCCTCAGTGCAGCAGGGGCACGCAGGGTGAGCAGGACCAGCCGTGTCACCCCACTTTGTCCCACAGAGGTGGAGAGCTCCACGGTGACCACCCGCATCGTGTCTCACATCAAGACCAAGGGGGCCCTGGGCGTCAGCTTCACCTTCTTCGGCACCTCCCTTCTCTTTATCACGTCGCACTTCACCTGTGAGTCCCAGGCGTGCGGGACACCGCTCCCCGTCGCCGCCGGGAGGGgcctggaaggcagaggccctgctACCTGTGACGGTGTCGTCCGGTCGTGCCCGGTTCCGTGGTGGGCGCCGGGGAGAAGGCCGTGGGGCGGACACCGGGAGCACCCGGCGGTACACTGGCTGGGGGGCAGTGAGCACACGGGTGCCGCCTGTGTCTGCGAGCCCCACTGCAGAGGCCCCCACGCTCTGTTCTCCCAGCTGGCGACGGGAAGGTGAGCGAGCGGCTGCTGGACTACAGCAGAACCGTCCAGGGCCTGGCCTTGCCCAAGAGTGTGCCCGACACCAGCCCCTACCGCTCCGACGCCGGTGAGCTCCCCTCCACGTGCTTCTGCCTTGTTTTCCGGGTAGTTCAGTGAAAGTAGACTTTGGGAGCTTTTAAGAATCAAGGTCAGAAAAGTCTAGAAAGTCACCAGGTAACAGGAAAAAGACCGCCCTGAGGCCTGGCAGCGGGCTCCTCACGAGCTGGGGCGGTCAGCCCGTTCGGCGGCTGGCGTTCACCAGGAGCCCGGCCTCGCCAGCCCCGCTCTGCATCCCCCACTCCCGCACGGGCCCTCCTGCCTCCCGGCTGCCCCACAGGGGCAGCGCCCTGGTGGAGGCGGCGTTTGTGGGAAGCATGGGCTCCTGTGAGCATGGGCCGTCACGCGGTCCCCGGATGGCTGTTGCTATGGGAAATGAGAATCGTGAGCCTGACTGTCGAGAGGCCGCAGGGCGCTCCTCCCAAGGCTGGGGCGGCAGCGCCTTCCCTGGGGGTCCTTGCACGTGCACGTGGCTCTGGCAGGACACCGACCAGACCAGTCCCCGTTGCTAAGGCATGGTGAGCGCGGGGAGGGATGGGCTCACGTGCTTTCCCATTTGGTCAGCGGACGTTACCACCCGGTTCGATGGGGTGTTCTGGTTTGGAGACTTCAACTTCCGTCTGAGTGGCGGGCGCATGGCCGTGGAGGCCATCCTGAAGCAGGACCTGGGGGAGAAGGTGTCTGCCCTGCTCCAGCATGACCAGCTCACCCAGGAGATGAAGAAAGGTGAGGGCCGGTGGGTGGGGGCTCCCCGCCCCCGAGAAGGCACGGCCTGTGGGGTTGACACGGGGCTGGGACTGTTCCAGGGTCCATCTTCAAGGGTTTCCAGGAGCCAGACATCCACTTCCTTCCATCGTACAAGTTCGACATCGGGAAGGACTCCTATGACACCACCTCCAAGCAGAGGACCCCCTCCTACACGGTGAGCAGTCCCCTGGGGCCAGCCCGGCTCTGCGGCCGAGGTCTGGGGCCACTCGTGCTGGCGAACTGGAGGCTGCGGACTGAGGCCGGGCTAGCGGGCAGCGCCCTGGGGGCTGCTGGGCCTGCAGGGTGCGGTCAGACTCGGGCCTAAGCTGCTCCAGGCTAGTGACCACAGCTCTTGGAGGCTGTTGGGGCTGGGGGCGGTGCCCTCTGATGGAGGCCCTCCTAGGGGTCGGCTGCCGGTCCCTGGACAGCGAGGCACAATCTGCATGCTATCACTTGGCTGAGTTGTTTGTGGCGGGACCCCCGCGGTTGGCTCTGGGTTTCAGGCCTGAAGCTGCTGTCTCGGCCTGGTCCGCACCCAGTGCCCACACACCGGTCGGTGCCCTGGGCCCGCTGGCACGCAGGCCAAGAAACCAGGGGGCATCGGGGCCCCCATTTGTGGGCTCTTTTCTACAGGACCGGGTTATGTACAAGAGCCGCCACAAGGGGGACATCTGTCCCATCAAGTACTCCTCCTGCCCAGGCATCAAGACATCTGACCACCGCCCCGTGTACGGCCTGTTCCGGGTCAAAGTGAGGCCGGGGAGAGACAAGTCAGTACCCCGGCCACATGTCCTCACATGTCCCGCTCTCACGGCccagggcggggggaggggaacgGGATTCCTGATCTGAAGTGGCTGTCACACAGGCAACACGCCCCGGGTCGGGGCTGGCCGGCTCTTCCTGCCACGTATGCAGCAGGCCTGGTCTGGGTCACGGAGGGGTTTCTCGTCGTGGATGGTGGCCACGCTGCAGTGTGCAGCGGGTCCCAGTGGCCCACAGGGAACAGGCGTCAGAGTTGGCCTCCCAGAGGCCGCGGAAATAGCCGGGCCCTGCCAGCTGACCCCCTCTCTTCCACAGCATCCCACTAGCTGCCGGCAAGTTTGACAGAGAACTGTACTTGATAGGAATTAAAAGACGCATTTCCAAAGAGATCCAGAGGCAGCAAGCGCTGAAGGGTCAGCACTCGAGCAGCATCTGCACTGTGTCCTGAGGGCGCCTGAGGACCCTTGTCACCCA
This is a stretch of genomic DNA from Mustela lutreola isolate mMusLut2 chromosome 12, mMusLut2.pri, whole genome shotgun sequence. It encodes these proteins:
- the INPP5E gene encoding phosphatidylinositol polyphosphate 5-phosphatase type IV isoform X1 → MPSRLEGVGCSGASPPQPAAQGHLQPEDRMLKGQLPNTGKDLAAHPGSPPANNGEGPEKSPVLPPKLPAQISNEDPQAKATSFTPKPPPRPRLERALSLDEKAWRRRRFPSSHEDLAARGGASPSRGSSQDKVPRHPAHTDSPPCLSASLQEIPTSRRAQGSAGGSPSSWGHCISGMISTSLDVLHRDGASAQSPARLPTVDQKVASGSLRPTDRVDSGQADLKARLPSRLFRAHSSLGPGRPPSPLASEARSSFSLLAPIRAKDVRTRSYLEGSLLASGALMGAEELARYFPDRSMALFVATWNMQGQKELPLNLDELLLPAEADYAQDLYVVGVQEGCSDRREWETRLQETLGPRYVTLYSAAHGALYMSVLIRRDLIWFCSEVESSTVTTRIVSHIKTKGALGVSFTFFGTSLLFITSHFTSGDGKVSERLLDYSRTVQGLALPKSVPDTSPYRSDAADVTTRFDGVFWFGDFNFRLSGGRMAVEAILKQDLGEKVSALLQHDQLTQEMKKGSIFKGFQEPDIHFLPSYKFDIGKDSYDTTSKQRTPSYTDRVMYKSRHKGDICPIKYSSCPGIKTSDHRPVYGLFRVKVRPGRDNIPLAAGKFDRELYLIGIKRRISKEIQRQQALKGQHSSSICTVS
- the INPP5E gene encoding phosphatidylinositol polyphosphate 5-phosphatase type IV isoform X2, with translation MPSRLEGVGCSGASPPQPAAQGHLQPEDRMLKGQLPNTGKDLAAHPGSPPANNGEGPEKSPVLPPKLPAQISNEDPQAKATSFTPKPPPRPRLERALSLDEKAWRRRRFPSSHEDLAARGGASPSRGSSQDKVPRHPAHTDSPPCLSASLQEIPTSRRAQGSAGGSPSSWGHCISGMISTSLDVLHRDGASAQSPARLPTVDQKVASGSLRPTDRVDSGQADLKARLPSRLFRAHSSLGPGRPPSPLASEARSSFSLLAPIRAKDVRTRSYLEGSLLASGALMGAEELARYFPDRSMALFVATWNMQGQKELPLNLDELLLPAEADYAQDLYVVGVQEGCSDRREWETRLQETLGPRYVTLYSAAHGALYMSVLIRRDLIWFCSEVESSTVTTRIVSHIKTKGALGVSFTFFGTSLLFITSHFTSGDGKVSERLLDYSRTVQGLALPKSVPDTSPYRSDAADVTTRFDGVFWFGDFNFRLSGGRMAVEAILKQDLGEKVSALLQHDQLTQEMKKGSIFKGFQEPDIHFLPSYKFDIGKDSYDTTSKQRTPSYTDRVMYKSRHKGDICPIKYSSCPGIKTSDHRPVYGLFRVKVRPGRDKN
- the INPP5E gene encoding phosphatidylinositol polyphosphate 5-phosphatase type IV isoform X3 — its product is MPSRLEGVGCSGASPPQPAAQGHLQPEDRMLKGQLPNTGKDLAAHPGSPPANNGEGPEKSPVLPPKLPAQISNEDPQAKATSFTPKPPPRPRLERALSLDEKAWRRRRFPSSHEDLAARGGASPSRGSSQDKVPRHPAHTDSPPCLSASLQEIPTSRRAQGSAGGSPSSWGHCISGMISTSLDVLHRDGASAQSPARLPTVDQKVASGSLRPTDRVDSGQADLKARLPSRLFRAHSSLGPGRPPSPLASEARSSFSLLAPIRAKDVRTRSYLEGSLLASGALMGAEELARYFPDRSMALFVATWNMQGQKELPLNLDELLLPAEADYAQDLYVVGVQEGCSDRREWETRLQETLGPRYVTLYSAAHGALYMSVLIRRDLIWFCSEVESSTVTTRIVSHIKTKGALGVSFTFFGTSLLFITSHFTSGDGKVSERLLDYSRTVQGLALPKSVPDTSPYRSDAADVTTRFDGVFWFGDFNFRLSGGRMAVEAILKQDLGEKVSALLQHDQLTQEMKKGSIFKGFQEPDIHFLPSYKFDIGKDSYDTTSKQRTPSYTASRHLTTAPCTACSGSK